From a region of the Asterias amurensis chromosome 2, ASM3211899v1 genome:
- the LOC139934153 gene encoding deaminated glutathione amidase-like, whose amino-acid sequence MDGPSVGLEQQLNLAAVCQMTSTEDKEDNFKQASHLIERAVKMGAKMVFLPEAVDYIASTKEKSKSMAEPLTGQTVSNYAELAKRHQIWISLGGIHESVPAEAEGGKIYCSHVILNPEGQIVSVYHKAHLFGAQIEGKLNLQESNCILHGQKMSEIVDTPIGKLAPMICYDVRFPEMSTALTQRGAEILAYPSAFMLLTGMAHWEVLLRSRAIENQCYVVAAAQTGKHYERNSYGRAMIVDPWGCVVACCHEGLDVAVANIDLTYLQKVRSGMSVMQHRRHDLYGNLGSQ is encoded by the exons ATGGATGGTCCATCGGTAGGATTGGAACAGCAGTTGAATCTAGCTGCTGTTTGCCAAATGACCTCAACGGAAGATAAAGAGGACAACTTCAAGCAAGCCTCACATCTTATTGAAAGAGCAGTTAAGATGGGTGCTAAG ATGGTATTTCTACCTGAAGCGGTGGATTACATTGCGTCTACAAAAGAGAAGTCAAAGAGCATGGCAGAACCGCTGACTGGCCAAACAGTATCAAACTATGCTGAGCTTGCTAAACGTCATCAAATCTGGATCTCACTCGGAGGTATACATGAATCT GTACCAGCTGAAGCTGAAGGGGGTAAAATATACTGCTCTCACGTGATTCTGAATCCAGAAGGACAAATCGTATCAGTTTACCACAAAGCCCACCTCTTTGGAGCACAAATCGAGGGAAAGCTCAACCTACAGGAGTCCAACTGCATACTTCATGGccaaaaaatgagtgaaattgTTGACACGCCGATTGGGAAACTAGCACCCATGATT TGTTATGATGTCCGATTTCCAGAGATGTCCACAGCTCTCACCCAACGAGGAGCTGAAATTCTTGCTTACCCATCGGCATTTATGCTCCTAACTGGAATGGCACATTGGGAG GTTTTGCTTCGAAGCAGAGCCATAGAGAACCAGTGCTATGTGGTAGCTGCAGCTCAAACAGGCAAGCATTACGAAAGGAACTCCTATGGAAGAGCAATG atAGTAGACCCCTGGGGCTGCGTTGTTGCTTGTTGTCACGAAGGCCTTGACGTTGCGGTTGCTAATATCGACCTCACTTACCTACAGAAAGTACGCAGCGGGATGTCTGTAATGCAACATCGCAGACATGATCTCTATGGAAACTTGGGGAGCCAGTAG